The following proteins come from a genomic window of Gadus morhua chromosome 11, gadMor3.0, whole genome shotgun sequence:
- the tcea3 gene encoding transcription elongation factor A protein 3 isoform X7, which translates to MTREEDLVCIAKKLDRMVSRNNTEGALDVLKELNDFNMTVKLLQDTRIGMSVNNIRKHCSDAEVIALAKFLIKDWKRLLEPAEPKKEKLDDKNGVGPSKRAVSPNLFETDSSPRREDVGGPRESLPDKNDSDKHKEEQRHQDEDLHDHSKTSGEAKREKRASEPVNKTHPGGKEANGDRQRETNRMDGSTSPRDVAPPAPDRRADRGGEGRPPDPREGEGRQQSPQRGKHRDEDTEKMRKKRRRAVELEKREDPEKFRSHDKTREKRFTENAGTERHAGDRRLERWTHGPPGERHRNEPRRERRLPEQRPLFERRGVMDSSILYPTRCPSPPPLIRRRRPVRPPRPLPTPLPAKCPSVEVKKDRKDSSEGKGAEKHSLEVKKERKHSSDLKPPLQKKPKLDVTKEKHRKDSSDSKPGLPVKLLPMDFKSDRKDFSDSKTSLPVKRLSMDSKDRKDSCDLKTGLPVKSLSMDSKSDRKVSSDFNMVLPVKRLSMDSKSDRKDSCDSNAGLPLKRLSMDSKSDRKDSCDSNAGLPLKRLSMDSKSDRKEAFDSKPGLPGKRLSLDSKMDRTHRNDFSDSEPGLPVKRHSMDAKSDRKESTESKKASPLPAKKLGGERRESHGTKPLNPVKPSTDDPESKRAKANFPQTPPSPASSLSPGFSPGGGALSPGFSPSGGPLSPSFSPRGGPLSPRLATGDTVRDKCIEMLSAALRTDNDFMEFGANCEQMAVDIEDHIYQEIRATDMRYKNRVRSRISNLKDPKNPGLRRNVLAGYIEMTRIASMSAEEMASDELKQLRNVLTQEAIREHQMAKTGGTTTDLLQCSKCRKKNCSYNQVQTRSADEPMTTFVLCNECGNRWKFC; encoded by the exons ATGACACGTGAAGAAGATCTCGTCTGCATCGCAAAAAAACTGGACAGAATGGTGTCTAGAAATAACACG GAGGGGGCCTTGGACGTTCTGAAGGAGCTGAATGATTTCAATATGACTGTAAAACTTCTTCAG GATACCAGGATTGGCATGTCTGTGAACAACATCAGGAAACATTGCTCTGATGCAGAGGTCATCGCCTTAGCAAAGTTTCTAATTAAAGACTGGAAAAGGCTTTTAG AACCTGCCGAGCCTAAGAAAGAGAAACTTGATGACAAGAACGGTGTGGGCCCCAGTAAGAGAGCGGTTTCTCCCAACCTCTTTGAGACAGACAGCAG CCCAAGGAGAGAGGATGTGGGGGGGCCACGGGAGTCCTTGCCTGACAAGAATGACTCAGATAAACACAAAGAAGAGCAACGGCATCAAGACGAAGACCTCCATGACCACAGCAAGACAAGCGGGGAAGCGAAGAGGGAAAAACGCGCAAGCGAACCCGTTAACAAAACTCACCCGGGCGGGAAGGAAGCAAACGGAGACCGCCAGCGGGAAACCAACAGGATGGACGGATCCACGTCACCCAGAGACGTTGCTCCTCCTGCCCCCGATAGAAGAGCGGACCGCGGTGGAGAGGGACGTCCCCCAGACccccgggagggggagggccgcCAGCAGTCCCCCCAACGGGGGAAACACCGAGACGAAGACACAgagaagatgaggaagaagaggagacgagcggtggagctggagaagagggaggaccCCGAAAAGTTCCGGTCCCACGACAAGACCAGAGAGAAGAGATTCACTGAGAACGCGGGGACTGAGAGGCACGCCGGAGACCGTAGGCTAGAGAGATGGACGCACGGGCCTCCGGGAGAGAGACACCGCAACGAgccaaggagagagaggcggtTGCCAGAGCAACGACCACTGTTTGAAAG GCGAGGAGTGATGGACAGCAGCATCCTCTATCCGACCCGttgcccttctcctcctcccctcattcGCCGCCGGCGCCCCGTTCGCCCCCCTCGGCCCCTACCGACCCCCCTGCCGGCCAAGTGTCCTTCTGTTGAAGTCAAGAAGGACAG GAAAGACTCATCGGAGGGCAAAGGGGCCGAAAAACATTCACTGGAAGTCAAAAAAGAAAG GAAACATTCAAGTGATCTTAAACCACCTCTGCAGAAAAAGCCCAAGTTGGATGTGACGAAAGAGAAGCACAG GAAGGACTCTTCTGACTCAAAGCCAGGACTTCCTGTTAAACTGCTTCCAATGGATTTCAAATCTGACAG GAAGGACTTTTCTGACTCCAAGACCAGTCTTCCTGTCAAAAGACTTTCAATGGATTCCAAAGACAG GAAGGACTCTTGTGATTTAAAGACAGGACTTCCTGTGAAAAGTCTTTCAATGGATTCCAAATCTGATAG GAAGGTATCTTCTGACTTCAATATGGTACTTCCTGTGAAAAGACTTTCAATGGATTCCAAATCTGACAG GAAGGACTCTTGTGACTCCAATGCGGGACTTCCTTTGAAAAGACTTTCGATGGATTCCAAATCTGACAG GAAGGACTCTTGTGACTCCAATGCGGGACTTCCTTTGAAAAGACTTTCGATGGATTCCAAATCTGACAG GAAGGAGGCTTTTGACTCCAAGCCTGGACTTCCTGGGAAAAGACTTTCTTTGGATTCAAAAATGGACAG GACTCACCGGAATGACTTTTCTGACTCCGAGCCAGGACTTCCTGTGAAAAGACATTCGATGGATGCCAAATCTGACAG GAAAGAGTCCACTGAATCCAAGAAGGCAAGCCCATTGCCAGCGAAAAAACTTGGAGGTGAAAG GAGAGAGTCTCACGGCACCAAACCGCTCAACCCTGTTAAGCCCTCGACTGACGACCCTGAGAG CAAACGAGCCAAAGCCAACttccctcagaccccccccagccccgccagCTCCCTGTCCCCTGGCTTCAGCCCCGGCGGGGGGGCTCTGTCCCCTGGCTTCAGCCCCAGTGGAGGGCCGCTATCCCCTAGCTTCAGCCCACGGGGGGGTCCCCTGTCCCCGCGCCTGGCCACCGGAGACACGGTCCGGGACAAGTGCATCGAGATGCTGTCGGCCGCGCTGCGCACAGACA ATGACTTCATGGAGTTTGGTGCTAACTGTGAGCAGATGGCCGTGGACATTGAGGATC ATATCTACCAAGAGATCCGGGCCACCGACATGAGGTACAAGAACCGGGTCCGGAGCCGCATCAGCAACCTAAAGGACCCAAAGAACCCGGGCCTGCGCCGGAACGTGCTGGCGGGGTACATCGAGATGACCCGCATAGCCTCAATGTCTGCTGAG gAAATGGCGAGCGACGAGTTGAAGCAGCTGAGGAACGTTCTCACCCAGGAGGCCATCAGAGAGCACCAAATGGCCAAGACCGGAGGCACCACCACAGACCTCTTGCAGTGCAGCAAGTGCCGGAAGAAGAACTGTAGCTACAAccag gtgcaGACCCGTAGCGCTGATGAGCCCATGACCACCTTTGTGCTGTGCAACGAGTGTGGAAACCGCTGGAAG TTCTGCTGA
- the tcea3 gene encoding transcription elongation factor A protein 3 isoform X4, which produces MTREEDLVCIAKKLDRMVSRNNTEGALDVLKELNDFNMTVKLLQDTRIGMSVNNIRKHCSDAEVIALAKFLIKDWKRLLEPAEPKKEKLDDKNGVGPSKRAVSPNLFETDSSPRREDVGGPRESLPDKNDSDKHKEEQRHQDEDLHDHSKTSGEAKREKRASEPVNKTHPGGKEANGDRQRETNRMDGSTSPRDVAPPAPDRRADRGGEGRPPDPREGEGRQQSPQRGKHRDEDTEKMRKKRRRAVELEKREDPEKFRSHDKTREKRFTENAGTERHAGDRRLERWTHGPPGERHRNEPRRERRLPEQRPLFERRGVMDSSILYPTRCPSPPPLIRRRRPVRPPRPLPTPLPAKCPSVEVKKDRKRKSSKESAPRPLRPPQSAPPRRASPVRRLSLEVKKERQVPPDPNAPIAPLPFHLHPPPTRREPPDPNAPFAPLPFHLHPPPPAKHPTADGKKPVAEIKKEPSDCQPPSLKNSPEPLKKDRKDSSEGKGAEKHSLEVKKERKHSSDLKPPLQKKPKLDVTKEKHRKDSSDSKPGLPVKLLPMDFKSDRKDFSDSKTSLPVKRLSMDSKDRKDSCDLKTGLPVKSLSMDSKSDRKVSSDFNMVLPVKRLSMDSKSDRKEAFDSKPGLPGKRLSLDSKMDRTHRNDFSDSEPGLPVKRHSMDAKSDRKESTESKKASPLPAKKLGGERRESHGTKPLNPVKPSTDDPESKRAKANFPQTPPSPASSLSPGFSPGGGALSPGFSPSGGPLSPSFSPRGGPLSPRLATGDTVRDKCIEMLSAALRTDNDFMEFGANCEQMAVDIEDHIYQEIRATDMRYKNRVRSRISNLKDPKNPGLRRNVLAGYIEMTRIASMSAEEMASDELKQLRNVLTQEAIREHQMAKTGGTTTDLLQCSKCRKKNCSYNQVQTRSADEPMTTFVLCNECGNRWKFC; this is translated from the exons ATGACACGTGAAGAAGATCTCGTCTGCATCGCAAAAAAACTGGACAGAATGGTGTCTAGAAATAACACG GAGGGGGCCTTGGACGTTCTGAAGGAGCTGAATGATTTCAATATGACTGTAAAACTTCTTCAG GATACCAGGATTGGCATGTCTGTGAACAACATCAGGAAACATTGCTCTGATGCAGAGGTCATCGCCTTAGCAAAGTTTCTAATTAAAGACTGGAAAAGGCTTTTAG AACCTGCCGAGCCTAAGAAAGAGAAACTTGATGACAAGAACGGTGTGGGCCCCAGTAAGAGAGCGGTTTCTCCCAACCTCTTTGAGACAGACAGCAG CCCAAGGAGAGAGGATGTGGGGGGGCCACGGGAGTCCTTGCCTGACAAGAATGACTCAGATAAACACAAAGAAGAGCAACGGCATCAAGACGAAGACCTCCATGACCACAGCAAGACAAGCGGGGAAGCGAAGAGGGAAAAACGCGCAAGCGAACCCGTTAACAAAACTCACCCGGGCGGGAAGGAAGCAAACGGAGACCGCCAGCGGGAAACCAACAGGATGGACGGATCCACGTCACCCAGAGACGTTGCTCCTCCTGCCCCCGATAGAAGAGCGGACCGCGGTGGAGAGGGACGTCCCCCAGACccccgggagggggagggccgcCAGCAGTCCCCCCAACGGGGGAAACACCGAGACGAAGACACAgagaagatgaggaagaagaggagacgagcggtggagctggagaagagggaggaccCCGAAAAGTTCCGGTCCCACGACAAGACCAGAGAGAAGAGATTCACTGAGAACGCGGGGACTGAGAGGCACGCCGGAGACCGTAGGCTAGAGAGATGGACGCACGGGCCTCCGGGAGAGAGACACCGCAACGAgccaaggagagagaggcggtTGCCAGAGCAACGACCACTGTTTGAAAG GCGAGGAGTGATGGACAGCAGCATCCTCTATCCGACCCGttgcccttctcctcctcccctcattcGCCGCCGGCGCCCCGTTCGCCCCCCTCGGCCCCTACCGACCCCCCTGCCGGCCAAGTGTCCTTCTGTTGAAGTCAAGAAGGACAG gaagaggaagagcagcaAAGAGTCGGCCCCTCGTCCCCTTCGCCCCCCGCAGTCCGCCCCCCCGCGCCGCGCCTCCCCAGTGAGGCGGCTCTCGCTGGAGGTCAAGAAGGAGAG GCAAGTCCCACCGGATCCCAACGCTCCGatcgcccccctccccttccatcTCCATCCGCCTCCGACAAG AAGAGAACCGCCAGACCCCAACGCCCCGTTTGCTCCTCTACCTTTCCAcctgcacccccctccccctgccaaGCATCCCACTGCGGACGGGAAGAAGCCGGTGGCAGAGATCAA GAAGGAGCCCTCAGACTGCCAGCCTCCCTCGCTGAAGAACTCCCCTGAGCCGCTAAAGAAAGACAG GAAAGACTCATCGGAGGGCAAAGGGGCCGAAAAACATTCACTGGAAGTCAAAAAAGAAAG GAAACATTCAAGTGATCTTAAACCACCTCTGCAGAAAAAGCCCAAGTTGGATGTGACGAAAGAGAAGCACAG GAAGGACTCTTCTGACTCAAAGCCAGGACTTCCTGTTAAACTGCTTCCAATGGATTTCAAATCTGACAG GAAGGACTTTTCTGACTCCAAGACCAGTCTTCCTGTCAAAAGACTTTCAATGGATTCCAAAGACAG GAAGGACTCTTGTGATTTAAAGACAGGACTTCCTGTGAAAAGTCTTTCAATGGATTCCAAATCTGATAG GAAGGTATCTTCTGACTTCAATATGGTACTTCCTGTGAAAAGACTTTCAATGGATTCCAAATCTGACAG GAAGGAGGCTTTTGACTCCAAGCCTGGACTTCCTGGGAAAAGACTTTCTTTGGATTCAAAAATGGACAG GACTCACCGGAATGACTTTTCTGACTCCGAGCCAGGACTTCCTGTGAAAAGACATTCGATGGATGCCAAATCTGACAG GAAAGAGTCCACTGAATCCAAGAAGGCAAGCCCATTGCCAGCGAAAAAACTTGGAGGTGAAAG GAGAGAGTCTCACGGCACCAAACCGCTCAACCCTGTTAAGCCCTCGACTGACGACCCTGAGAG CAAACGAGCCAAAGCCAACttccctcagaccccccccagccccgccagCTCCCTGTCCCCTGGCTTCAGCCCCGGCGGGGGGGCTCTGTCCCCTGGCTTCAGCCCCAGTGGAGGGCCGCTATCCCCTAGCTTCAGCCCACGGGGGGGTCCCCTGTCCCCGCGCCTGGCCACCGGAGACACGGTCCGGGACAAGTGCATCGAGATGCTGTCGGCCGCGCTGCGCACAGACA ATGACTTCATGGAGTTTGGTGCTAACTGTGAGCAGATGGCCGTGGACATTGAGGATC ATATCTACCAAGAGATCCGGGCCACCGACATGAGGTACAAGAACCGGGTCCGGAGCCGCATCAGCAACCTAAAGGACCCAAAGAACCCGGGCCTGCGCCGGAACGTGCTGGCGGGGTACATCGAGATGACCCGCATAGCCTCAATGTCTGCTGAG gAAATGGCGAGCGACGAGTTGAAGCAGCTGAGGAACGTTCTCACCCAGGAGGCCATCAGAGAGCACCAAATGGCCAAGACCGGAGGCACCACCACAGACCTCTTGCAGTGCAGCAAGTGCCGGAAGAAGAACTGTAGCTACAAccag gtgcaGACCCGTAGCGCTGATGAGCCCATGACCACCTTTGTGCTGTGCAACGAGTGTGGAAACCGCTGGAAG TTCTGCTGA
- the tcea3 gene encoding transcription elongation factor A protein 3 isoform X5, translated as MTREEDLVCIAKKLDRMVSRNNTEGALDVLKELNDFNMTVKLLQDTRIGMSVNNIRKHCSDAEVIALAKFLIKDWKRLLEPAEPKKEKLDDKNGVGPSKRAVSPNLFETDSSPRREDVGGPRESLPDKNDSDKHKEEQRHQDEDLHDHSKTSGEAKREKRASEPVNKTHPGGKEANGDRQRETNRMDGSTSPRDVAPPAPDRRADRGGEGRPPDPREGEGRQQSPQRGKHRDEDTEKMRKKRRRAVELEKREDPEKFRSHDKTREKRFTENAGTERHAGDRRLERWTHGPPGERHRNEPRRERRLPEQRPLFERRGVMDSSILYPTRCPSPPPLIRRRRPVRPPRPLPTPLPAKCPSVEVKKDRREPPDPNAPFAPLPFHLHPPPPAKHPTADGKKPVAEIKKEPSDCQPPSLKNSPEPLKKDRKDSSEGKGAEKHSLEVKKERKHSSDLKPPLQKKPKLDVTKEKHRKDSSDSKPGLPVKLLPMDFKSDRKDFSDSKTSLPVKRLSMDSKDRKDSCDLKTGLPVKSLSMDSKSDRKVSSDFNMVLPVKRLSMDSKSDRKDSCDSNAGLPLKRLSMDSKSDRKDSCDSNAGLPLKRLSMDSKSDRKEAFDSKPGLPGKRLSLDSKMDRTHRNDFSDSEPGLPVKRHSMDAKSDRKESTESKKASPLPAKKLGGERRESHGTKPLNPVKPSTDDPESKRAKANFPQTPPSPASSLSPGFSPGGGALSPGFSPSGGPLSPSFSPRGGPLSPRLATGDTVRDKCIEMLSAALRTDNDFMEFGANCEQMAVDIEDHIYQEIRATDMRYKNRVRSRISNLKDPKNPGLRRNVLAGYIEMTRIASMSAEEMASDELKQLRNVLTQEAIREHQMAKTGGTTTDLLQCSKCRKKNCSYNQVQTRSADEPMTTFVLCNECGNRWKFC; from the exons ATGACACGTGAAGAAGATCTCGTCTGCATCGCAAAAAAACTGGACAGAATGGTGTCTAGAAATAACACG GAGGGGGCCTTGGACGTTCTGAAGGAGCTGAATGATTTCAATATGACTGTAAAACTTCTTCAG GATACCAGGATTGGCATGTCTGTGAACAACATCAGGAAACATTGCTCTGATGCAGAGGTCATCGCCTTAGCAAAGTTTCTAATTAAAGACTGGAAAAGGCTTTTAG AACCTGCCGAGCCTAAGAAAGAGAAACTTGATGACAAGAACGGTGTGGGCCCCAGTAAGAGAGCGGTTTCTCCCAACCTCTTTGAGACAGACAGCAG CCCAAGGAGAGAGGATGTGGGGGGGCCACGGGAGTCCTTGCCTGACAAGAATGACTCAGATAAACACAAAGAAGAGCAACGGCATCAAGACGAAGACCTCCATGACCACAGCAAGACAAGCGGGGAAGCGAAGAGGGAAAAACGCGCAAGCGAACCCGTTAACAAAACTCACCCGGGCGGGAAGGAAGCAAACGGAGACCGCCAGCGGGAAACCAACAGGATGGACGGATCCACGTCACCCAGAGACGTTGCTCCTCCTGCCCCCGATAGAAGAGCGGACCGCGGTGGAGAGGGACGTCCCCCAGACccccgggagggggagggccgcCAGCAGTCCCCCCAACGGGGGAAACACCGAGACGAAGACACAgagaagatgaggaagaagaggagacgagcggtggagctggagaagagggaggaccCCGAAAAGTTCCGGTCCCACGACAAGACCAGAGAGAAGAGATTCACTGAGAACGCGGGGACTGAGAGGCACGCCGGAGACCGTAGGCTAGAGAGATGGACGCACGGGCCTCCGGGAGAGAGACACCGCAACGAgccaaggagagagaggcggtTGCCAGAGCAACGACCACTGTTTGAAAG GCGAGGAGTGATGGACAGCAGCATCCTCTATCCGACCCGttgcccttctcctcctcccctcattcGCCGCCGGCGCCCCGTTCGCCCCCCTCGGCCCCTACCGACCCCCCTGCCGGCCAAGTGTCCTTCTGTTGAAGTCAAGAAGGACAG AAGAGAACCGCCAGACCCCAACGCCCCGTTTGCTCCTCTACCTTTCCAcctgcacccccctccccctgccaaGCATCCCACTGCGGACGGGAAGAAGCCGGTGGCAGAGATCAA GAAGGAGCCCTCAGACTGCCAGCCTCCCTCGCTGAAGAACTCCCCTGAGCCGCTAAAGAAAGACAG GAAAGACTCATCGGAGGGCAAAGGGGCCGAAAAACATTCACTGGAAGTCAAAAAAGAAAG GAAACATTCAAGTGATCTTAAACCACCTCTGCAGAAAAAGCCCAAGTTGGATGTGACGAAAGAGAAGCACAG GAAGGACTCTTCTGACTCAAAGCCAGGACTTCCTGTTAAACTGCTTCCAATGGATTTCAAATCTGACAG GAAGGACTTTTCTGACTCCAAGACCAGTCTTCCTGTCAAAAGACTTTCAATGGATTCCAAAGACAG GAAGGACTCTTGTGATTTAAAGACAGGACTTCCTGTGAAAAGTCTTTCAATGGATTCCAAATCTGATAG GAAGGTATCTTCTGACTTCAATATGGTACTTCCTGTGAAAAGACTTTCAATGGATTCCAAATCTGACAG GAAGGACTCTTGTGACTCCAATGCGGGACTTCCTTTGAAAAGACTTTCGATGGATTCCAAATCTGACAG GAAGGACTCTTGTGACTCCAATGCGGGACTTCCTTTGAAAAGACTTTCGATGGATTCCAAATCTGACAG GAAGGAGGCTTTTGACTCCAAGCCTGGACTTCCTGGGAAAAGACTTTCTTTGGATTCAAAAATGGACAG GACTCACCGGAATGACTTTTCTGACTCCGAGCCAGGACTTCCTGTGAAAAGACATTCGATGGATGCCAAATCTGACAG GAAAGAGTCCACTGAATCCAAGAAGGCAAGCCCATTGCCAGCGAAAAAACTTGGAGGTGAAAG GAGAGAGTCTCACGGCACCAAACCGCTCAACCCTGTTAAGCCCTCGACTGACGACCCTGAGAG CAAACGAGCCAAAGCCAACttccctcagaccccccccagccccgccagCTCCCTGTCCCCTGGCTTCAGCCCCGGCGGGGGGGCTCTGTCCCCTGGCTTCAGCCCCAGTGGAGGGCCGCTATCCCCTAGCTTCAGCCCACGGGGGGGTCCCCTGTCCCCGCGCCTGGCCACCGGAGACACGGTCCGGGACAAGTGCATCGAGATGCTGTCGGCCGCGCTGCGCACAGACA ATGACTTCATGGAGTTTGGTGCTAACTGTGAGCAGATGGCCGTGGACATTGAGGATC ATATCTACCAAGAGATCCGGGCCACCGACATGAGGTACAAGAACCGGGTCCGGAGCCGCATCAGCAACCTAAAGGACCCAAAGAACCCGGGCCTGCGCCGGAACGTGCTGGCGGGGTACATCGAGATGACCCGCATAGCCTCAATGTCTGCTGAG gAAATGGCGAGCGACGAGTTGAAGCAGCTGAGGAACGTTCTCACCCAGGAGGCCATCAGAGAGCACCAAATGGCCAAGACCGGAGGCACCACCACAGACCTCTTGCAGTGCAGCAAGTGCCGGAAGAAGAACTGTAGCTACAAccag gtgcaGACCCGTAGCGCTGATGAGCCCATGACCACCTTTGTGCTGTGCAACGAGTGTGGAAACCGCTGGAAG TTCTGCTGA
- the tcea3 gene encoding transcription elongation factor A protein 3 isoform X2, protein MTREEDLVCIAKKLDRMVSRNNTEGALDVLKELNDFNMTVKLLQDTRIGMSVNNIRKHCSDAEVIALAKFLIKDWKRLLEPAEPKKEKLDDKNGVGPSKRAVSPNLFETDSSPRREDVGGPRESLPDKNDSDKHKEEQRHQDEDLHDHSKTSGEAKREKRASEPVNKTHPGGKEANGDRQRETNRMDGSTSPRDVAPPAPDRRADRGGEGRPPDPREGEGRQQSPQRGKHRDEDTEKMRKKRRRAVELEKREDPEKFRSHDKTREKRFTENAGTERHAGDRRLERWTHGPPGERHRNEPRRERRLPEQRPLFERRGVMDSSILYPTRCPSPPPLIRRRRPVRPPRPLPTPLPAKCPSVEVKKDRKRKSSKESAPRPLRPPQSAPPRRASPVRRLSLEVKKERREPPDPNAPFAPLPFHLHPPPPAKHPTADGKKPVAEIKKEPSDCQPPSLKNSPEPLKKDRKDSSEGKGAEKHSLEVKKERKHSSDLKPPLQKKPKLDVTKEKHRKDSSDSKPGLPVKLLPMDFKSDRKDFSDSKTSLPVKRLSMDSKDRKDSCDLKTGLPVKSLSMDSKSDRKVSSDFNMVLPVKRLSMDSKSDRKDSCDSNAGLPLKRLSMDSKSDRKDSCDSNAGLPLKRLSMDSKSDRKEAFDSKPGLPGKRLSLDSKMDRTHRNDFSDSEPGLPVKRHSMDAKSDRKESTESKKASPLPAKKLGGERRESHGTKPLNPVKPSTDDPESKRAKANFPQTPPSPASSLSPGFSPGGGALSPGFSPSGGPLSPSFSPRGGPLSPRLATGDTVRDKCIEMLSAALRTDNDFMEFGANCEQMAVDIEDHIYQEIRATDMRYKNRVRSRISNLKDPKNPGLRRNVLAGYIEMTRIASMSAEEMASDELKQLRNVLTQEAIREHQMAKTGGTTTDLLQCSKCRKKNCSYNQVQTRSADEPMTTFVLCNECGNRWKFC, encoded by the exons ATGACACGTGAAGAAGATCTCGTCTGCATCGCAAAAAAACTGGACAGAATGGTGTCTAGAAATAACACG GAGGGGGCCTTGGACGTTCTGAAGGAGCTGAATGATTTCAATATGACTGTAAAACTTCTTCAG GATACCAGGATTGGCATGTCTGTGAACAACATCAGGAAACATTGCTCTGATGCAGAGGTCATCGCCTTAGCAAAGTTTCTAATTAAAGACTGGAAAAGGCTTTTAG AACCTGCCGAGCCTAAGAAAGAGAAACTTGATGACAAGAACGGTGTGGGCCCCAGTAAGAGAGCGGTTTCTCCCAACCTCTTTGAGACAGACAGCAG CCCAAGGAGAGAGGATGTGGGGGGGCCACGGGAGTCCTTGCCTGACAAGAATGACTCAGATAAACACAAAGAAGAGCAACGGCATCAAGACGAAGACCTCCATGACCACAGCAAGACAAGCGGGGAAGCGAAGAGGGAAAAACGCGCAAGCGAACCCGTTAACAAAACTCACCCGGGCGGGAAGGAAGCAAACGGAGACCGCCAGCGGGAAACCAACAGGATGGACGGATCCACGTCACCCAGAGACGTTGCTCCTCCTGCCCCCGATAGAAGAGCGGACCGCGGTGGAGAGGGACGTCCCCCAGACccccgggagggggagggccgcCAGCAGTCCCCCCAACGGGGGAAACACCGAGACGAAGACACAgagaagatgaggaagaagaggagacgagcggtggagctggagaagagggaggaccCCGAAAAGTTCCGGTCCCACGACAAGACCAGAGAGAAGAGATTCACTGAGAACGCGGGGACTGAGAGGCACGCCGGAGACCGTAGGCTAGAGAGATGGACGCACGGGCCTCCGGGAGAGAGACACCGCAACGAgccaaggagagagaggcggtTGCCAGAGCAACGACCACTGTTTGAAAG GCGAGGAGTGATGGACAGCAGCATCCTCTATCCGACCCGttgcccttctcctcctcccctcattcGCCGCCGGCGCCCCGTTCGCCCCCCTCGGCCCCTACCGACCCCCCTGCCGGCCAAGTGTCCTTCTGTTGAAGTCAAGAAGGACAG gaagaggaagagcagcaAAGAGTCGGCCCCTCGTCCCCTTCGCCCCCCGCAGTCCGCCCCCCCGCGCCGCGCCTCCCCAGTGAGGCGGCTCTCGCTGGAGGTCAAGAAGGAGAG AAGAGAACCGCCAGACCCCAACGCCCCGTTTGCTCCTCTACCTTTCCAcctgcacccccctccccctgccaaGCATCCCACTGCGGACGGGAAGAAGCCGGTGGCAGAGATCAA GAAGGAGCCCTCAGACTGCCAGCCTCCCTCGCTGAAGAACTCCCCTGAGCCGCTAAAGAAAGACAG GAAAGACTCATCGGAGGGCAAAGGGGCCGAAAAACATTCACTGGAAGTCAAAAAAGAAAG GAAACATTCAAGTGATCTTAAACCACCTCTGCAGAAAAAGCCCAAGTTGGATGTGACGAAAGAGAAGCACAG GAAGGACTCTTCTGACTCAAAGCCAGGACTTCCTGTTAAACTGCTTCCAATGGATTTCAAATCTGACAG GAAGGACTTTTCTGACTCCAAGACCAGTCTTCCTGTCAAAAGACTTTCAATGGATTCCAAAGACAG GAAGGACTCTTGTGATTTAAAGACAGGACTTCCTGTGAAAAGTCTTTCAATGGATTCCAAATCTGATAG GAAGGTATCTTCTGACTTCAATATGGTACTTCCTGTGAAAAGACTTTCAATGGATTCCAAATCTGACAG GAAGGACTCTTGTGACTCCAATGCGGGACTTCCTTTGAAAAGACTTTCGATGGATTCCAAATCTGACAG GAAGGACTCTTGTGACTCCAATGCGGGACTTCCTTTGAAAAGACTTTCGATGGATTCCAAATCTGACAG GAAGGAGGCTTTTGACTCCAAGCCTGGACTTCCTGGGAAAAGACTTTCTTTGGATTCAAAAATGGACAG GACTCACCGGAATGACTTTTCTGACTCCGAGCCAGGACTTCCTGTGAAAAGACATTCGATGGATGCCAAATCTGACAG GAAAGAGTCCACTGAATCCAAGAAGGCAAGCCCATTGCCAGCGAAAAAACTTGGAGGTGAAAG GAGAGAGTCTCACGGCACCAAACCGCTCAACCCTGTTAAGCCCTCGACTGACGACCCTGAGAG CAAACGAGCCAAAGCCAACttccctcagaccccccccagccccgccagCTCCCTGTCCCCTGGCTTCAGCCCCGGCGGGGGGGCTCTGTCCCCTGGCTTCAGCCCCAGTGGAGGGCCGCTATCCCCTAGCTTCAGCCCACGGGGGGGTCCCCTGTCCCCGCGCCTGGCCACCGGAGACACGGTCCGGGACAAGTGCATCGAGATGCTGTCGGCCGCGCTGCGCACAGACA ATGACTTCATGGAGTTTGGTGCTAACTGTGAGCAGATGGCCGTGGACATTGAGGATC ATATCTACCAAGAGATCCGGGCCACCGACATGAGGTACAAGAACCGGGTCCGGAGCCGCATCAGCAACCTAAAGGACCCAAAGAACCCGGGCCTGCGCCGGAACGTGCTGGCGGGGTACATCGAGATGACCCGCATAGCCTCAATGTCTGCTGAG gAAATGGCGAGCGACGAGTTGAAGCAGCTGAGGAACGTTCTCACCCAGGAGGCCATCAGAGAGCACCAAATGGCCAAGACCGGAGGCACCACCACAGACCTCTTGCAGTGCAGCAAGTGCCGGAAGAAGAACTGTAGCTACAAccag gtgcaGACCCGTAGCGCTGATGAGCCCATGACCACCTTTGTGCTGTGCAACGAGTGTGGAAACCGCTGGAAG TTCTGCTGA